The Myxocyprinus asiaticus isolate MX2 ecotype Aquarium Trade chromosome 31, UBuf_Myxa_2, whole genome shotgun sequence genome has a segment encoding these proteins:
- the LOC127421879 gene encoding sacsin-like isoform X4 yields MPLIPNVPLTDTLDSLELLHLKTPSPIILVNEEEGPPSEDLLEVVKKLGCVILKQLDPCLQHPLLKNYIYQSSPSNLLQIMDRCSSQRLANQVSSLSVKQKVALRGFLAGLNDVTEKEKRIIQELPIFDKVGQKSKTDPSPFTTLKGARVLHHTAKHPLDVKLSINVIESSDEATIRLIKLLNIEQLKSTECLKVIIQDIERGFYNKEEVKKIMFWVLNHLSFLKNENKAVISWLSPLKFIHTSSEKLHSPTEFFDPELEILQNLFFMEEKTRFPPNDYTSSPDILHSLRQLGLKNEVQLSEKDVLQVARKIEELQGSSRPEWDSIVMKAKTLLTILNKQTKLVKSSEVQATLLNFKWVPVCKDRPLNYPKSLVWRGDSCNISSLSEMCDISHAVLVGSSVALVERTSAGMKKALKLSLEPQVNQVLQHLKAVNDWHRSQAFTTEDWYQFQQMLFEIYEFMQAHLEDAREAMKSLPFEWVWTGKTFAFPGRTVLKPIPDLDLQPYLYSLPKTIAKFHKLFKFCGSIEEVFPSHVFEVIKTIRQRCEKEMTKEESKRNVLLLINILRWLYCSQISVDADMHVPILCHKDPSKLVMKPIHECTYCDIKVEDLNDLLDDVSEPIILVHDDIPMKTAEWLRVPCLSTRLINPENLGFEQSGQREPLTVRIKNILEEYPSVADIFKELLQNADDANATECSFLIDMRKNLEIRENLLDPGMIVCHGPALWSFNNSVFSDTDFLNITRLGGSMKRCEADKVGKFGLGFNSVYHVTDIPIIMSREFMIMFDPNINHIGKHIRDKSNPGIKINWSKQQKRLRKFPNQFRPFINVFNCQLPLSLESPYKYDGTLFRLPFRTEQEASVSEISSIYYNTTDIYSLVDEFSICGHRLILFTQHVGTMVLKYLKCEEPNPAAAQDVVTINKSVWSSKAAYGPLSILKSAAKVMKKVAATNRVPAEFPKSGCIIRIVVEEFHNVFRRIVDLQSPLFRGSEEDPSSYFEMAAKGTQTKRLTDEMQQKGVENTNWLICSCMDVTEALKFSLSDSGKRLGLVPCGGVAVLLSEEENRKWTVKTNATPVGEVFCYLPLRIKTGLPVHINGCFAVTSNRKEIWKTDTKGQWNSIFMRHVIVQAYLAALNMLRFMAESGELLDYSYYASWPDPGVVHDDFNLICQGVYQEIAKGDDDIAKVFSDGKTWVSINDVRFLDDSLLCRPDIGSAAFQIFLKYLKKCGSQDLCAVELPDWVKEGFDDAGCKGKLMENTLTETQFFSDVFFPHIQDIDKELRDPLMYYVLNEKLEEFACILRETPCIPCSGPLQKLVLPSRLIHPEGRVAKLYNSEDGRFPEGSLRDYANPVCLVKLVQLGMVKDDISWEDLIERAESVLALNENDHTVACHRSSIILSLIDEKLKIRDPAANQYLAKLEDIKFLPFLTKPAGFSLPWHGNSFPQNAMFSAKELFTTDHQDTVCLMKPILNENSPSFKGCGPISLAVKDFLGLIKKPSVALVINQLKELSKSFDGVTLYQENITNACYKYLHEELLQSNSVKEEIMEELKTFSSILVENTYVEPSKVAFHLNFDAAPYLYQLPNKYRNSCRELFENVGVQPSFTVETFSTVLQLIKDECGSKPLTEENFQLSRRIISEGIWSLIRDKNQEFCQSNYDEILLPDSNFTLQPSKSLCYNDCPWIKVRDTTVKYCHSDIPREVAVKLGAVPKRHKALERYASNICFTTLGSEFGQKEKLTSRIKSILNAYPSEKEMLKELLQNADDAKATEIYFVFDPRYHQTDRIFDDKWVPMQGPSLCVYNNQPFTEDDIRGIQNLGRGTKEANPGKTGQYGIGFNSVYHITDCPSFISNNDILCIFDPHARYAPGATSVSPGRMFRDLDSDFRSQFSDVLNLYLGNHFKLERSTMFRFPIRTMEMAKISEINSAPASDRMVQNFLDKIRTDGAELLMFLNHMEKISICEIENGTGDLKTLYSVTANITDGDRLKRKQFHASVLDSVYKKKQLPQIPVQQITYSMDIEDTDGNSTTWMICNRSGFSDMEKVSKSVISAHKNEDITLFPRGGVAACTSHNYKKPHRAFCFLPLSLETGLCFHVNGHFALDSARRNLWRDDNGVGVRSDWNNNLMKALIAPACVELLIQLKRRLFPGPDPTMTIFQGTPIHVVKDILRKFLSFFPVNRVDIQPDWYCLVKAIYHCIHLDQKRLLPVLRAPHIDNTDMHSAIYISWVNTSTSTKGRAFFDNLLQDELQHLKNTEYNITTRKSVAENVFRMKAILLDVGFNLIYSCDETASLYFCLEDAGIPVNYVTPEDVRSFLLTFSSPDTSCQVGKLPCRLQQSNFKLFHCLKLLVDYCFKDVEENDINIEGLPLLMTMDNILQVFDSRYPKFLTNHHELISSRKELFMHTLYIRYSSILLKASVAKIFDISSFGDLLGSVLPRECRTRTSVKWKENFPTESWLKSAWHFIIEQLATKDDQAEIRPKFETVLDILKDWALLPGIKFMVSGNKLVVPEHDVLLPLSLIFAAIFPNGQNDKVFHTLIKGGCFQLAVNKICVKESPFLSLLAQHTANIDNPSSILRALEYMIQISAFKTGSLTDKDFEALLLYFNCNLTNLTQDDVQCLKLLPCYKAVSGRYISIANFGACYVLTKSIPSTDIEKWAHNAQSSAFLADNPQLKELYSFLGCTPIDDLEVYLNHLFPKFDNLSHDAKTQHVIYLKERLLAMEEPSSIKDQLYEKLEGLSFIYDSTNRLKPAKAFFDQTVKVFEVMLPQKAFIPNDFFRKIEQVSKPKTGTSYLASWITFLRNIGLKYAVSQQQVLQFAKEISIKAHTENWSKEKVQTIVDVLLNHIFNERTDLFDGAFLKELSMIPFLCPEHAPAELVRLHAQYQEMNGTLPLIRFNGSQVNPKFKQTDIMQLLWTSCPILPERATPASIKDQEGNTLTSQEQLDLILSMLNVNVDPPLEKVISNCKNICSITNLDDDTVKTRNKVLRSIYEFLNADYHEFRFQLRGVAFVMVEEGWKLLKPEEVVINLDNESDLKPYLYKLPLELGTFHQLFKLLGTEDVVSTKQYVEVLCRIYRNSEGKQLDPNEMRTVKRTVSGLFKSLQNDPVQIRKDLENIRDLTFYLPSHDGRLAKSNTLVFDDAPHYKSRIQGNVGVQMLVDMSQCYLGKDHAFHTKLIMLLPQKLRPRLLSSILEEQLDEESPKMCQFGALCSLQGRLQLLLSSEQFITGLIRIMKHENENAYMVNEEKAIRLCKALCEGLKVSCFEKLQTTLRVKGCTPIPYSRSETLAFLKRYGTAVIHLYIQHSDSKDINFLLALAMTLKSATDNLISDTSYLIAMLGCNDIYRITEKLDNLGVKYDTTEPSKLELPLPGTPIPAEIHHLLLMDPMNVFYPGEYVGYLVDSEGGDILGTYQPTYTYAIIVQEVEREEEDSPSVLGKCFQIDIGYSEYKIVSSLDLYKFSRQDDSTHIRDGTPTPTSPSEGQSPRARMVPPIFPGKENQRAPPTESSPKKIKLNALPEILKEVTSVIEQAWKLPETERKKIIRRLYLKWHPDKNAENLDIATEVFKHLQKEISRIEKQTQAEQTNDRGSRRPFSSSSTRFQSEKFSFQRFYTSWNQEATSHKSEKQQFREQFTCYAGTSHSNRFFVPPSFKSVGNPVEARRWLRQARANFSAARNDLHKNANEWVCFKCYLATKLALIAADYAVRGKSDKDVKPTALAQKVEEYNTQLTGLAKDVHILDGYGVDSLRTRYPDLLPFPQIPNDRYTSEVAMRVMECTARIIIKLETFVQHKI; encoded by the coding sequence ATGCCTTTGATTCCAAATGTGCCACTGACTGACACCTTGGATTCTCTAGAACTGCTGCATCTCAAAACTCCATCTCCCATCATTCTTGTGAACGAGGAAGAGGGCCCTCCCTCTGAAGACCTACTTGAAGTTGTGAAGAAGCTTGGTTGTGTTATTTTAAAGCAACTTGATCCCTGTTTGCAACATCCGCTcctgaaaaattatatttatcaaTCATCCCCAAGCAACCTACTGCAAATTATGGACAGGTGTTCATCTCAGAGATTAGCAAACCAGGTTTCATCTCTCTCTGTCAAACAGAAGGTTGCCCTCAGAGGCTTTTTAGCTGGTCTTAATGATGTCACAGAAAAGGAGAAACGCATCATCCAGGAGCTTCCTATCTTTGACAAAGTTGGGCAAAAATCAAAGACTGACCCTTCTCCATTTACCACTTTGAAAGGAGCCAGAGTATTACATCATACTGCCAAGCATCCACTAGATGTGAAATTGTCCATAAATGTCATTGAAAGCAGTGATGAGGCAACTATCCGTCTTATAAAGCTGTTGAACATTGAGCAGCTGAAAAGCACTGAATGTCTAAAGGTGATCATTCAAGACATTGAGAGAGGATTCTACAACAAAGAGGAAGTCAAGAAAATAATGTTCTGGGTCCTCAACCATTTGTCTTTTCTAAAGAATGAAAACAAGGCAGTAATTAGTTGGCTTTCTCCTTTGAAGTTTATCCATACCTCTTCAGAAAAACTCCATTCACCAACAGAATTTTTTGATCCTGAGTTGGAGATTTTGCAGAACCTTTTCTTTATGGAAGAGAAGACAAGGTTTCCCCCAAATGACTATACTTCATCTCCAGATATCCTTCATTCTCTGAGACAACTGGGGCTGAAAAATGAGGTGCAGCTCAGTGAAAAGGATGTACTTCAGGTTGCCAGAAAAATTGAGGAGTTGCAAGGGAGTAGCAGACCAGAATGGGATTCCATTGTAATGAAGGCGAAAACCCTCCTAACTATACTGAACAAACAGACAAAGTTGGTGAAATCCTCAGAGGTTCAGGCAACCCTGCTAAATTTTAAATGGGTACCTGTTTGCAAAGACAGACCTCTGAATTACCCCAAGTCTCTTGTTTGGAGAGGTGATTCCTGCAATATTTCTTCTCTTTCTGAAATGTGTGATATATCTCATGCTGTGCTTGTTGGTTCTTCTGTTGCCCTGGTGGAGCGTACCTCTGCTGGCATGAAAAAAGCCTTGAAGTTATCCTTAGAGCCTCAAGTTAATCAAGTGCTCCAGCATTTGAAAGCAGTAAATGACTGGCACAGATCTCAAGCGTTCACCACCGAGGACTGGTATCAGTTTCAGCAGATGTTGTTCGAGATTTATGAATTCATGCAAGCTCATTTGGAGGATGCAAGAGAGGCAATGAAGTCTCTGCCCTTCGAGTGGGTTTGGACGGGGAAAACATTTGCTTTCCCTGGACGCACAGTTTTGAAGCCCATACCAGACTTGGATCTTCAGCCTTACTTGTACTCGTTACCAAAGACCATCGCAAAATTCCACAAGCTTTTTAAGTTCTGTGGCTCTATTGAAGAAGTTTTTCCCAGCCATGTGTTTGAAGTCATCAAAACGATCAGGCAAAGGTGTGAGAAGGAGATGACAAAAGAGGAGAGCAAACGCAATGTCCTACTTTTGATAAACATTTTACGGTGGCTATACTGCAGTCAAATATCAGTAGATGCTGACATGCATGTACCCATTCTTTGCCACAAAGATCCAAGCAAACTGGTCATGAAACCAATTCATGAATGCACCTACTGTGATATCAAAGTAGAGGATTTGAATGACTTACTAGATGATGTCTCAGAGCCCATCATCCTTGTGCATGATGATATTCCAATGAAGACTGCTGAATGGTTGAGAGTCCCATGTTTGAGCACGAGATTGATAAACCCAGAGAACCTCGGGTTTGAGCAGTCAGGCCAAAGAGAACCTCTAACTGTAAGAATAAAAAACATTCTAGAGGAGTATCCATCAGTTGCGGATATCTTCAAAGAGCTTTTGCAAAATGCTGATGACGCAAATGCCACTGAGTGTAGTTTCCTGATTGATATGCGGAAGAATCTTGAAATTCGAGAGAATCTGCTGGACCCTGGCATGATTGTTTGCCATGGCCCTGCTTTGTGGTCCTTCAACAATTCTGTTTTCTCTGATACAGACTTCCTCAATATAACCAGGCTAGGTGGGTCTATGAAAAGGTGCGAAGCTGACAAAGTGGGCAAATTTGGGCTGGGCTTCAACTCTGTTTATCATGTGACTGATATACCTATTATCATGAGTAGAGAGTTCATGATCATGTTTGATCCCAACATCAATCACATCGGCAAACACATCAGAGACAAGTCAAATCCAGGCATCAAAATCAACTGGAGCAAACAGCAGAAGCGGCTAAGGAAGTTTCCTAATCAGTTCAGACCTTTCATCAATGTGTTTAACTGTCAGCTTCCTCTGTCACTAGAGTCCCCTTACAAGTATGATGGGACCCTCTTCAGACTTCCCTTCAGAACTGAGCAGGAAGCATCTGTGAGTGAAATCAGCAGTATTTACTACAATACCACTGACATCTACTCTCTTGTAGATGAATTCAGCATCTGTGGCCATCGGCTCATTTTGTTCACACAGCATGTTGGAACAATGGTCTTGAAGTATTTGAAATGTGAGGAGCCAAACCCTGCTGCTGCACAGGATGTGGTCACAATAAACAAGAGTGTGTGGTCTTCCAAAGCAGCGTATGGACCCCTAAGTATTCTGAAATCTGCTGCCAAAGTCATGAAAAAAGTGGCAGCCACCAACAGAGTGCCAGCCGAGTTTCCAAAGTCTGGCTGCATCATCAGAATTGTTGTGGAGGAGTTCCACAATGTCTTCAGACGCATTGTTGATCTTCAGTCCCCACTGTTCAGAGGTTCTGAGGAGGACCCATCCTCATACTTTGAGATGGCAGCTAAAGGCACACAAACTAAGAGACTCACTGATGAGATGCAACAGAAGGGAGTGGAAAATACAAACTGGCTTATCTGCTCATGCATGGATGTGACAGAAGCTCTGAAGTTCTCTTTGAGTGATAGTGGGAAACGTCTTGGTCTGGTACCATGTGGAGGCGTAGCTGTGCTGCTCTCTGAAGAAGAAAATAGAAAATGGACTGTAAAAACAAATGCAACACCAGTTGGAGAAGTGTTCTGCTACTTACCCCTTAGGATCAAAACTGGTTTGCCTGTACACATAAATGGCTGCTTTGCAGTTACTTCAAATCGCAAAGAGATCTGGAAGACAGACACAAAAGGTCAATGGAACTCCATTTTTATGAGACATGTGATTGTGCAAGCATACTTGGCTGCACTTAACATGCTGAGATTTATGGCAGAAAGTGGCGAATTATTAGACTACAGCTATTATGCGTCTTGGCCGGACCCTGGAGTTGTCCACGATGACTTCAATTTGATTTGCCAAGGAGTTTATCAAGAAATAGCCAAAGGTGATGATGATATTGCAAAAGTGTTTTCCGATGGGAAAACTTGGGTTTCAATCAATGATGTTCGGTTTTTGGATGACTCGTTGCTTTGCAGACCAGACATTGGATCTGCTGCCTTCCAGATATTCTTGAAATACCTCAAAAAGTGTGGTTCCCAGGATCTCTGTGCTGTTGAGCTGCCAGACTGGGTCAAGGAAGGCTTTGATGATGCTGGCTGTAAAGGAAAATTGATGGAGAACACCCTCACTGAGACACAGTTCTTCTCAGATGTGTTCTTCCCCCATATCCAAGACATTGATAAGGAACTGCGTGACCCTCTAATGTATTATGTCCTCAATGAAAAACTAGAAGAGTTTGCATGCATACTGAGGGAAACTCCATGCATTCCATGTTCAGGACCATTACAGAAGCTTGTTTTGCCATCTCGACTCATACATCCAGAGGGCAGAGTTGCTAAACTGTACAACAGTGAAGATGGACGATTCCCTGAAGGAAGTTTGAGAGACTATGCAAATCCAGTATGCTTGGTGAAGTTAGTGCAACTGGGTATGGTCAAGGATGATATATCTTGGGAAGACTTGATTGAACGTGCTGAGTCTGTATTGGCTCTAAATGAAAACGATCACACAGTTGCATGCCACAGGAGCAGTATAATCCTCAGTCTCATTGATGAAAAGCTCAAAATTAGAGATCCAGCAGCAAATCAATATCTTGCCAAATTAGAAGATATCAAGTTTCTTCCATTTTTGACCAAGCCTGCTGGATTTTCACTTCCATGGCACGGAAACAGCTTCCCCCAAAATGCCATGTTCTCTGCAAAAGAGCTTTTTACAACAGACCATCAGGACACTGTATGTTTAATGAAGCCCATCCTGAATGAGAATTCCCCCTCCTTTAAAGGATGTGGTCCTATCTCACTGGCTGTGAAAGATTTTCTTGGATTGATTAAAAAGCCATCTGTTGCACTGGTCATCAATCAGCTGAAGGAGCTCTCAAAATCATTTGATGGCGTTACACTGTATCAGGAGAACATAACCAATGCTTGCTACAAATATCTCCATGAAGAGTTGCTGCAGTCCAATTCTGTGAAAGAGGAAATTATGGAGGAGCTAAAAACATTTAGCTCAATTCTAGTGGAGAACACATATGTTGAACCATCAAAAGTGGCATTTCATTTAAACTTTGATGCTGCTCCATATCTCTACCAACTTCCCAATAAATACAGAAATAGTTGTCGGGAACTCTTTGAAAATGTGGGAGTTCAGCCTAGCTTCACTGTTGAAACATTCTCAACAGTTTTACAGCTGATAAAGGATGAATGTGGGAGCAAGCCTCTTACTGAGGAGAACTTTCAACTGTCTCGTAGAATAATTAGTGAGGGAATATGGAGCTTGATCCGAGACAAAAATCAGGAATTCTGCCAAAGCAATTATGATGAGATACTTCTTCCTGACAGCAATTTCACACTACAACCATCAAAATCACTATGCTATAATGACTGTCCTTGGATTAAAGTCAGAGACACAACCGTTAAATATTGCCATAGTGATATTCCAAGAGAGGTGGCAGTAAAATTGGGGGCAGTTCCGAAACGACACAAAGCCTTGGAAAGATACGCCTCCAACATTTGCTTCACTACCCTGGGAAGTGAATTTGGGCAAAAGGAGAAGCTCACCAGCAGAATCAAAAGTATCCTCAACGCTTATCCATCAGAAAAGGAGATGCTGAAAGAGCTACTGCAGAATGCAGATGATGCAAAAGCCACAGAAATATACTTTGTGTTTGATCCCAGGTACCATCAAACTGACAGAATCTTTGATGACAAATGGGTGCCCATGCAAGGCCCATCACTCTGTGTATACAACAATCAACCATTTACAGAGGATGATATTAGAGGGATCCAGAATCTTGGAAGGGGCACCAAGGAGGCAAACCCTGGAAAAACTGGGCAATATGGCATTGGATTTAACTCAGTGTATCACATAACTGACTGTCCGTCTTTTATCTCTAATAATGACATTCTCTGCATCTTTGATCCACATGCCCGTTATGCACCTGGAGCAACATCTGTCAGTCCAGGAAGAATGTTCAGAGATTTGGATTCCGACTTCAGATCCCAATTTTCTGATGTACTAAACTTATACCTAGGGAATCACTTTAAGCTGGAACGCAGCACAATGTTCAGATTTCCCATACGAACTATGGAAATGGCAAAAATCTCAGAGATCAACTCAGCACCTGCATCAGACAGAATGGTTCAAAACTTCCTTGATAAAATACGAACAGATGGTGCAGAACTTCTCATGTTTTTGAATCACATGGAGAAAATTTCAATATGTGAAATTGAGAATGGAACTGGGGATTTAAAAACTCTTTACTCTGTGACAGCAAATATCACAGATGGGGATCGCCTAAAACGTAAGCAATTTCACGCCTCAGTTCTGGACAGTGTTTACAAGAAAAAACAGCTGCCCCAAATTCCTGTCCAGCAGATTACATACTCAATGGACATAGAGGACACAGATGGTAATTCTACAACCTGGATGATTTGCAACAGATCTGGATTCTCTGACATGGAGAAGGTATCTAAGAGTGTCATTTCAGCTCACAAAAATGAGGACATTACTCTCTTTCCACGTGGTGGTGTTGCAGCATGTACCAGCCACAACTACAAAAAACCTCACAGGGCCTTctgttttcttcctctttctCTGGAGACTGGCCTGTGTTTCCATGTGAATGGCCATTTTGCTTTAGACTCTGCCAGAAGAAATCTGTGGAGGGACGACAATGGAGTTGGTGTGAGGAGTGACTGGAACAATAACCTAATGAAAGCACTAATTGCCCCTGCATGTGTAGAACTGCTAATTCAACTGAAACGTCGACTATTCCCAGGCCCTGACCCCACCATGACGATATTTCAAGGAACTCCTATCCACGTTGTCAAGGATATTTTGAGAAAATTCTTGTCTTTCTTTCCTGTTAATAGAGTTGACATTCAACCAGACTGGTATTGTTTGGTAAAGGCAATCTACCATTGCATTCATTTGGACCAGAAAAGACTACTCCCTGTTCTTCGAGCGCCCCACATTGATAACACAGATATGCATTCTGCAATATACATCTCCTGGGTGAACACATCCACCTCAACCAAAGGTAGGGCTTTCTTTGACAACTTATTGCAGGATGAGCTGCAGCATCTTAAAAACACAGAGTACAACATAACCACGCGAAAATCTGTGGCAGAAAATGTCTTCAGGATGAAGGCTATCCTCCTGGATGTTGGCTTCAACTTAATCTACAGCTGTGATGAGACAGCCAGTCTGTACTTCTGCCTGGAAGATGCTGGGATTCCAGTCAACTATGTGACACCTGAGGATGTCCGTAGTTTCCTTCTGACATTCTCATCCCCAGACACATCTTGCCAAGTTGGAAAACTACCATGTCGGCTGCAGCAGTCCAATTTCAAGCTCTTCCATTGTCTGAAACTGCTTGTAGACTACTGCTTTAAAGATGTGGAGGAAAATGACATAAACATAGAGGGACTGCCATTGCTGATGACAATGGACAACATTCTGCAAGTGTTTGACTCCAGATATCCAAAGTTTCTGACCAATCATCATGAGCTTATCTCATCAAGAAAAGAGCTTTTCATGCACACACTATACATAAGGTACAGCAGCATCCTTCTAAAAGCAAGTGTGGCTAAGATTTTTGACATAAGCAGTTTTGGAGATTTGCTGGGATCTGTACTTCCCAGAGAGTGCAGAACAAGGACCTCAGTGAAATGGAAGGAGAACTTTCCTACTGAATCTTGGCTTAAGAGTGCGTGGCACTTCATTATTGAGCAACTTGCAACCAAAGATGACCAAGCAGAGATCAGGCCAAAATTTGAGACGGTTCTGGACATCTTGAAAGATTGGGCATTACTTCCAGGAATCAAATTCATGGTGTCAGGAAACAAATTAGTTGTGCCAGAGCATGATGTTTTGCTACCCCTAAGCCTAATCTTTGCAGCCATCTTCCCGAATGGACAAAATGACAAAGTATTTCATACTCTGATTAAGGGAGGATGCTTTCAATTGGCTGTAAACAAAATATGTGTCAAAGAGAGTCCTTTCTTGTCTCTATTGGCTCAGCACACAGCAAATATTGACAATCCCTCAAGCATACTAAGAGCACTTGAGTACATGATTCAGATTTCAGCTTTCAAAACAGGAAGCTTGACAGACAAAGACTTTGAAGCACTATTGTTGTACTTTAACTGCAACTTGACAAACCTGACCCAGGATGATGTGCAATGTTTGAAGCTGTTGCCATGTTACAAAGCAGTCAGTGGCCGATACATCTCCATTGCAAACTTTGGTGCATGCTATGTTCTAACAAAAAGTATTCCCTCTACCGACATTGAAAAGTGGGCACACAATGCACAATCCTCAGCCTTTCTTGCTGACAATCCACAGCTCAAAGAGCTCTACAGCTTTCTTGGGTGCACCCCAATTGATGATCTTGAAGTgtacctgaatcatctctttccAAAATTTGACAATTTATCACATGATGCCAAAACCCAACATGTTATCTATCTGAAGGAGAGATTACTGGCAATGGAGGAGCCAAGCAGTATCAAGGATCAGCTCTATGAGAAACTGGAAGGTCTGTCCTTCATTTATGACTCCACCAATAGGCTGAAACCTGCCAAAGCCTTCTTTGATCAAACAGTGAAAGTGTTTGAGGTAATGCTTCCACAAAAGGCCTTCATCCCTAATGATTTCTTCCGAAAAATTGAGCAGGTATCGAAGCCAAAAACTGGGACATCCTATTTAGCCTCATGGATAACATTCCTACGCAACATTGGTCTGAAATATGCTGTGTCTCAACAGCAAGTTTTACAGTTTGCAAAAGAGATCAGCATCAAAGCTCATACAGAGAACTGGTCCAAGGAAAAAGTTCAGACCATTGTTGATGTTCTCCTAAATCACATTTTCAATGAAAGAACAGATCTGTTTGATGGAGCATTCCTCAAAGAACTCTCTATGATTCCATTCCTGTGTCCTGAGCATGCACCAGCAGAACTTGTTCGCCTCCATGCTCAGTACCAAGAAATGAATGGCACTCTCCCTCTAATTCGCTTCAATGGGTCTCAAGTAAATCCAAAATTCAAACAAACTGATATCATGCAGTTGTTGTGGACATCTTGTCCTATTCTACCAGAGAGGGCCACTCCAGCAAGCATAAAGGACCAAGAAGGAAATACACTTACCAGCCAAGAGCAGCTTGATCTCATTTTGAGCATGTTAAATGTCAATGTGGACCCACCACTGGAAAAGGTCATCAGCAATTGTAAAAACATATGCAGCATCACTAACTTGGATGACGACACAGTAAAAACACGAAACAAGGTCTTAAGGAGCATTTATGAATTTCTTAATGCGGATTATCATGAATTTCGCTTTCAGTTACGAGGAGTGGCCTTTGTTATGGTTGAGGAGGGTTGGAAACTCCTTAAACCAGAGGAAGTTGTCATTAATTTGGACAATGAGTCTGACTTAAAACCCTACTTGTACAAACTTCCCCTTGAGCTTGGTACATTTCACCAACTGTTCAAACTGTTGGGAACTGAAGATGTTGTCTCAACTAAACAGTACGTTGAAGTTTTGTGTCGAATATACAGAAATTCAGAAGGCAAGCAGCTTGACCCTAATGAAATGAGAACAGTGAAAAGAACTGTCTCCGGGCTATTCAAAAGTCTCCAGAACGATCCAGTACAGATCCGTAAAGACCTTGAGAACATCAGAGATTTGACATTTTACCTTCCAAGTCATGATGGACGATTGGCCAAATCAAACACTTTAGTCTTCGATGATGCACCACACTACAAGAGCCGAATTCAGGGTAATGTTGGTGTTCAGATGCTTGTCGACATGAGCCAGTGTTACCTAGGCAAAGACCACGCCTTCCACACAAAGCTGATCATGTTGCTCCCACAGAAACTGAGGCCCAGGCTTCTGAGTAGTATCTTGGAGGAACAACTAGATGAAGAGTCTCCAAAAATGTGCCAATTCGGTGCACTCTGCTCACTTCAGGGACGACTCCAACTGCTCCTGTCATCAGAGCAGTTTATCACTGGATTAATTCGGATCATGAAACATGAGAACGAGAATGCATACATGGTGAATGAGGAAAAAGCAATACGGTTATGCAAAGCTCTGTGTGAGGGCTTAAAGGTGTCTTGCTTTGAGAAACTACAAACAACATTGCGAGTAAAAGGCTGCACCCCAATTCCCTACAGCCGTAGTGAGACCCTCGCCTTTCTTAAAAGGTATGGAACAGCAGTTATTCACCTCTACATTCAGCATTCTGACAGCAAAGACATCAATTTCCTTCTTGCTTTGGCAATGACCCTCAAGTCAGCTACAGACAACCTGATTTCTGACACCTCCTATCTGATTGCTATGTTGGGTTGTAATGACATCTACAGAATAACCGAGAAACTTGACAATCTTGGTGTCAAGTATGACACAACGGAGCCCTCAAAGCTGGAGCTTCCACTTCCTGGTACTCCTATACCTGCAGAGATACATCATTTACTGCTCATGGATCCCATGAATGTGTTTTACCCTGGCGAGTATGTGGGTTACCTGGTAGATTCAGAAGGAGGTGATATTTTAGGCACTTATCAACCAACCTATACATACGCCATCATCGTTCAAGAAGTAGAACGAGAGGAGGAGGACAGTCCAAGTGTCCTTGGCAAATGCTTTCAGATTGACATTGGTTATAGCGAGTACAAAATTGTAAGCTCTCTTGATTTGTACAAGTTTTCAAGACAGGATGATAGCACCCATATTCGAGATGGCACACCAACTCCAACAAGCCCCTCAGAGGGTCAGTCCCCTCGTGCCAGAATGGTACCTCCCATATTTCCTGGAAAGGAAAATCAAAGGGCTCCTCCAACTGAGTCATCCCCAAAAAAGATAAAACTCAATGCATTACCCGAAATTCTAAAAGAGGTTACCTCAGTTATAGAACAAGCCTGGAAACTTCCTGAAACTGAACGCAAGAAGATTATCCGGCGGTTGTACTTGAAGTGGCACCCTGATAAAAATGCTGAGAATCTTGATATTGCCACAGAAGTCTTCAAACACTTGCAAAAGGAGATCAGCAGGATTGAGAAGCAAACCCAGGCAGAGCAGACCAATGATAGAGGATCAAGGAGACCTTTCTCTTCATCTTCCACTCGATTCCAGTCAGAGAAATTCTCATTTCAGCGATTCTACACATCATGGAACCAAGAAGCAACAAGCCATAAGTCCGAAAAGCAGCAATTCCGAGAGCAGTTTACTTGCTATGCAGGCACTTCTCACTCAAATCGTTTTTTCGTACCACCATCTTTCAAGTCTGTTGGGAACCCTGTGGAGGCTCGTCGGTGGCTAAGACAAGCAAGAGCCAACTTTTCTGCTGCAAGAAATGACCTTCACAAAAACGCCAATGAATgggtatgttttaaatgttacctGGCAACAAAGCTTGCATTAATTGCTGCAGATTATGCAGTCAGGGGGAAATCAGACAAAGATGTGAAGCCCACAGCACTTGCACAGAAGGTAGAGGAGTACAACACCCAGCTAACAGGGCTGGCCAAGGATGTACACATCCTGGATGGTTATGGTGTGGACAGCCTGAGAACTCGCTACCCTGACCTTTTGCCCTTCCCTCAGATTCCCAACGACAGGTA